TCCTTACTGAGACACCATTGCTTAGTTTTACAGCCTCCGTAATTGCCTCGAAGTCAACATCTTTTATCCGCTCATTATCTTTAACTTGAATTAAAACTTCTTCTAAATCAACTCTTTTCCCTTCACCCAGTGGTGGATAGACCGTTAAATAAACACCCGTAGGCACTGAGGCGATTTTAAAATAACCATCGACATCATAAGGTCGTTTCATTGGTTCTCCTCTGACTTTTTATCCCTCAAACATTTCCTGTATTTTGTTCAAATATCCTCTTAATCGCAATATTGCTTTGCTATGTAATTGACATATCCTTGATTCTGTAACGCCCAACACTTTTCCAATCTCTTTCAATGTTAAATCATCATAATAATATAAAACAACAATTTCCTTTTCTCGCACCGGAAGATTATTGATAGCCTGAATAAGAAGTCTTTTCAATTCTTCTTGTTCTAATTTTGCATCAGGTCCTTGTTCAGGAGGGGTTTTAATCGTATCGATTACTTCTATTTTCTCTTCATCATCTAAACGCCAGATATCATCTAAGGAAATCAATGATATGCCACTCATCTGTAAGAGTAATTGGGAGAGTTCTTCTTCAGTTATCCCCAGGGCAGATGCTACTTCCTGGTCTGTAGCCGGGCGACCTAATTTATACTCTAACTCCCCATAGATTTTCTCAATCTGTTTAGCCTTTTGTCGTAATGACCTTGGGACCCAATCTAAAATCCTTAGTTCATCAATTATTGTGCCTTTTATT
This sequence is a window from bacterium. Protein-coding genes within it:
- the whiG gene encoding RNA polymerase sigma factor WhiG, giving the protein MAKTEEELWKEYKRTNNPKIREELILKYAGTVKYIAGKIAMSTPPQVEYDDLVSYGILGLIDAIEKYNPTIGTTFKTYAITRIKGTIIDELRILDWVPRSLRQKAKQIEKIYGELEYKLGRPATDQEVASALGITEEELSQLLLQMSGISLISLDDIWRLDDEEKIEVIDTIKTPPEQGPDAKLEQEELKRLLIQAINNLPVREKEIVVLYYYDDLTLKEIGKVLGVTESRICQLHSKAILRLRGYLNKIQEMFEG